One Vanessa cardui chromosome 17, ilVanCard2.1, whole genome shotgun sequence DNA window includes the following coding sequences:
- the LOC124537100 gene encoding SET domain-containing protein SmydA-8, giving the protein MDHTRREIPVCEVCQRPANQTCGGCKLVYYCSKAHQKLGWKEGHKLKCCAYKIHYSEELGRHMVATRDIQQGEIILKEKPAAIGPKMSCTPHCLSCGIKLQPIQKDDQLDFYKCSSCNWPMCDVVCEKSEVHREECKAMSKSNYKCSIKYESPEKTEAAYCVIAPMRVLLMKESNPRQYESIMSLESHLKDRINTPLYLVLKANLVTFIVQVLGLSFDEETILKVSSIFDTNSFDVRSPDGSKRLRAIYVIASMMNHNCRPNTRHIYIGDDNNLALIATVPISKGELITATYTQSLYGTLDRRKHIKINKCFDCDCERCKDPTEFGTYLGNIYCSVCNSSNIDLVSEKNGMLVSTNPLDETAPWKCEKCGYSIQSRQMFWGNNALKQEINALNKSGPKGFEEFIDKYKATLHPTNHLVIQAKLALMQIYGNYKGYTLTELPDYLLTRKIDLCHDLLEVADKLEPGWTRFRGTILLELQGAMAMQTKREFEDDKLTKAGAQDQLMESMVLLQEATNILRIEPHMREILEKKVQDLSNLLDSTNV; this is encoded by the exons atggaTCATACCAGGCGCGAAATACCGGTCTGCGAAGTTTGCCAACGGCCAGCCAACCAAACATGTGGAGGATGCAAGCTAGTGTATTACTGTTCCAAGGCACACCAAAAACTTGGCTGGAAGGAAGGCCACAAATTGAAGTGCTGCGCTTACAAGATTCATTATTCGGAAGAATTAGGAAGACATATGGTCGCTACGAGAGACATCCAGCAAGGTGAAATAATTTTGAAGGAAAAACCGGCAGCGATTGGTCCAAAGATGTCCTGCACACCACATTGCTTGTCGTGTGGCATAAAACTTCAACCAATTCAGAAAGACGATCAATTAGATTTCTACAAATGCTCCTCGTGCAATTGGCCCATGTGTGATGTTGTTTGTGAGAAATCTGAAGTGCACAGAGAAGAGTGCAAGGCTATGTCGAAAAGTAATTACAAATGCAGCATCAAATATGAATCTCCTGAGAAAACGGAAGCGGCGTATTGCGTTATTGCACCAATGAGAGTGTTGTTGATGAAAGAAAGTAATCCACGTCAATATGAAAGCATAATGAGCCTGGAATCGCATTTGAAAGATAGAATAAACACACCTTTATATCTCGTGTTAAAGGCCAACCTTGTCACTTTTATCGTTCAAGTGCTTGGCCTGTCGTTTGATGAGGAAACTATTTTGAAAGTATCTTCGATATTTGACACTAATTCTTTTGATGTAAGATCTCCGGATGGTTCGAAAAGGTTACGTGCTATTTACGTGATAGCGTCGATGATGAACCATAACTGCAGACCTAACACGCGGCATATTTATATAGGTGATGATAACAATTTGGCTCTAATTGCTACTGTACCTATTTCAAAAGGTGAATTAATAACTGCAACATACACACAGTCATTATACGGAACATTAGATAGAAGaaaacatatcaaaataaacaagtGCTTCGATTGTGATTGTGAAAGATGTAAAGATCCAACTGAATTTGGTACATATCTAGGGAATATTTACTGTTCCGTTTGTAACAGTTCCAACATAGATCTAGTGTCAGAGAAAAATGGTATGTTAGTTTCAACAAATCCTCTAGACGAGACAGCGCCTTGGAAATGTGAAAAATGTGGATACTCCATACAGAGTAGGCAAATGTTCTGGGGCAATAATGCGTTGAAACAAGAAATAAATGCACTTAACAAGTCAGGTCCAAAAGGATTCGAAGAATTTATAGATAAGTATAAAGCGACACTTCATCCCACAAATCATCTGGTGATCCAAGCTAAATTAGCGCTGATGCAGATTTATGGAAactataaaggatatactttaacaG AGCTACCAGATTATCTGCTTACTCGTAAAATAGATCTCTGCCATGACCTCCTGGAAGTCGCTGATAAACTCGAACCAGGGTGGACAAGGTTTCGCGGAACCATACTATTGGAACTACAGGGTGCCATGGCAATGCAAACCAAGAGAGAGTTTGAAGATGATAAGCTTACTAAAGCAGGAGCTCAg gATCAGCTAATGGAAAGCATGGTGTTGCTCCAAGAAGCTACAAATATATTGAGAATAGAACCACACATGAGAGAAATTTTGGAAAAGAAAGTTCAAGATTTATCAAATTTGCTAGACAGTACCAATGTTTAA